A window from Pangasianodon hypophthalmus isolate fPanHyp1 chromosome 16, fPanHyp1.pri, whole genome shotgun sequence encodes these proteins:
- the pfkfb1 gene encoding 6-phosphofructo-2-kinase/fructose-2,6-bisphosphatase 1 isoform X4 encodes MLHDMSTEQTELMQTPLLKIWVPGAGGSLSQRRGFFNLGQYRREAVKSYKNYEFFHPDNEEAMKIRRACVLKALKDIANYFTKEQGQVAVFDATNTTKERRGIITSFAKEKGYKVFFIESICDDPEIIEANIMEVKLSSPDYENCDKDKVVEDFLKRIECYKMTYIPLDDENDRNMSYIKIFNVGTRYLVNRVQDHIQSRIVYYLMNIHVTPRSIYLSRHGESELNLLGRIGGDSGLSSQGKRYARALSEFIRNQDIKDLKVWTSHFKRTIQTAEALGVTYEQWKALNEIDAGVCEEMTYEEIQENYPEEFAMRDQDKYRYRYPKGESYEDLVHRLEPVIMELERQENVLVICHQAVMRCLLAYFLDKSAEELPYLKCPLHTVLKLTPVAYGCKVESIYLNIQAVNTHRGKPANVDVTRKPEEALRTVPEHF; translated from the exons ATGTTACATGACATGTcgacagaacagacagaactCATGCAGACCCCATTGCTGAAAATCTGGGTGCCTGGGGCTGGAGGCTCACTGAGCCAAAGGAGAGGCT TCTTTAATTTGGGCCAGTATAGAAGAGAAGCAGTCAAGAGTTACAAAAACTATGAATTCTTCCATCCAGATAATGAAGAGGCCATGAAGATCCGCAG GGCTTGTGTTTTAAAGGCCCTCAAGGACATTGCCAACTACTTCACTAAGGAGCAGGGACAAGTAGCA GTATTTGATGCCACTAACACGacaaaggagaggagaggaatcATCACCAGCTTTGCCAAGGAGAAGGGCTACAAG gtgTTTTTTATTGAGTCAATTTGTGATGACCCAGAAATTATTGAGGCAAATATAATG GAGGTGAAACTGAGTAGCCCGGACTACGAGAACTGCGACAAAGACAAGGTGGTGGAGGATTTTCTGAAGCGCATTGAATGCTACAAGATGACTTACATTCCCCTTGATGATGAAAACGACAG GAATATGTCCTACATTAAGATCTTCAACGTGGGCACCAGATATCTGGTGAACAGGGTTCAGGACCATATCCAGAGCCGTATAGTGTACTACCTCATGAACATCCACGTCACACCACGCTCCATCTACCTCAGCAGGCATGGGGAGAGcgagctgaacctgctgggccgcATCGGAGGAGACTCTGGCCTTTCTTCACAAGGCAAAAGG TATGCTAGGGCTCTGTCCGAGTTCATCAGAAATCAGGACATAAAGGACCTAAAGGTGTGGACGAGTCACTTTAAAAGGACCATACAGACAGCTGAGGCTCTGGGAGTCACTTATGAGCAGTGGAAAGCCCTGAATGAGATCGATGCT GGCGTGTGTGAGGAGATGACTTATGAAGAGATCCAGGAGAACTATCCAGAGGAGTTTGCGATGAGAGACCAAGACAAGTATCGGTACAGATATCCCAAAGGAGAG TCTTACGAAGACCTGGTGCATCGTCTAGAGCCGGTCATCATGGAGCTGGAGAGACAGGAGAATGTGCTGGTTATCTGCCACCAGGCAGTCATGCGTTGTCTGCTGGCCTATTTTCTGGACAAAAGCGCAG AGGAACTTCCATACCTTAAATGTCCCCTCCATACTGTACTCAAACTAACACCAGTGGCCTACG GATGCAAAGTGGAATCTATTTACCTAAACATCCAAGCagtcaacacacacagaggaaaaccTGCG aACGTGGATGTGACAAGAAAGCCAGAAGAAGCACTTCGCACTGTTCCAGAACATTTCTAA
- the pfkfb1 gene encoding 6-phosphofructo-2-kinase/fructose-2,6-bisphosphatase 1 isoform X3, producing the protein MLHDMSTEQTELMQTPLLKIWVPGAGGSLSQRRGSSRPQFTNSPTMIVMVGLPARGKTYISRKLTRYLNWIGVPTQVFNLGQYRREAVKSYKNYEFFHPDNEEAMKIRRACVLKALKDIANYFTKEQGQVAVFDATNTTKERRGIITSFAKEKGYKEVKLSSPDYENCDKDKVVEDFLKRIECYKMTYIPLDDENDRNMSYIKIFNVGTRYLVNRVQDHIQSRIVYYLMNIHVTPRSIYLSRHGESELNLLGRIGGDSGLSSQGKRYARALSEFIRNQDIKDLKVWTSHFKRTIQTAEALGVTYEQWKALNEIDAGVCEEMTYEEIQENYPEEFAMRDQDKYRYRYPKGESYEDLVHRLEPVIMELERQENVLVICHQAVMRCLLAYFLDKSAEELPYLKCPLHTVLKLTPVAYGCKVESIYLNIQAVNTHRGKPANVDVTRKPEEALRTVPEHF; encoded by the exons ATGTTACATGACATGTcgacagaacagacagaactCATGCAGACCCCATTGCTGAAAATCTGGGTGCCTGGGGCTGGAGGCTCACTGAGCCAAAGGAGAGGCT CGTCACGACCCCAGTTTACAAACTCTCCAACCATGATTGTAATGGTGGGGCTGCCTGCTAGAGGAAAGACTTATATCTCCAGGAAGCTTACACGCTACCTCAACTGGATTGGAGTCCCAACTCAAG TCTTTAATTTGGGCCAGTATAGAAGAGAAGCAGTCAAGAGTTACAAAAACTATGAATTCTTCCATCCAGATAATGAAGAGGCCATGAAGATCCGCAG GGCTTGTGTTTTAAAGGCCCTCAAGGACATTGCCAACTACTTCACTAAGGAGCAGGGACAAGTAGCA GTATTTGATGCCACTAACACGacaaaggagaggagaggaatcATCACCAGCTTTGCCAAGGAGAAGGGCTACAAG GAGGTGAAACTGAGTAGCCCGGACTACGAGAACTGCGACAAAGACAAGGTGGTGGAGGATTTTCTGAAGCGCATTGAATGCTACAAGATGACTTACATTCCCCTTGATGATGAAAACGACAG GAATATGTCCTACATTAAGATCTTCAACGTGGGCACCAGATATCTGGTGAACAGGGTTCAGGACCATATCCAGAGCCGTATAGTGTACTACCTCATGAACATCCACGTCACACCACGCTCCATCTACCTCAGCAGGCATGGGGAGAGcgagctgaacctgctgggccgcATCGGAGGAGACTCTGGCCTTTCTTCACAAGGCAAAAGG TATGCTAGGGCTCTGTCCGAGTTCATCAGAAATCAGGACATAAAGGACCTAAAGGTGTGGACGAGTCACTTTAAAAGGACCATACAGACAGCTGAGGCTCTGGGAGTCACTTATGAGCAGTGGAAAGCCCTGAATGAGATCGATGCT GGCGTGTGTGAGGAGATGACTTATGAAGAGATCCAGGAGAACTATCCAGAGGAGTTTGCGATGAGAGACCAAGACAAGTATCGGTACAGATATCCCAAAGGAGAG TCTTACGAAGACCTGGTGCATCGTCTAGAGCCGGTCATCATGGAGCTGGAGAGACAGGAGAATGTGCTGGTTATCTGCCACCAGGCAGTCATGCGTTGTCTGCTGGCCTATTTTCTGGACAAAAGCGCAG AGGAACTTCCATACCTTAAATGTCCCCTCCATACTGTACTCAAACTAACACCAGTGGCCTACG GATGCAAAGTGGAATCTATTTACCTAAACATCCAAGCagtcaacacacacagaggaaaaccTGCG aACGTGGATGTGACAAGAAAGCCAGAAGAAGCACTTCGCACTGTTCCAGAACATTTCTAA
- the pfkfb1 gene encoding 6-phosphofructo-2-kinase/fructose-2,6-bisphosphatase 1 isoform X5 has translation MPLTRQRRGEESSPALPRRRATRQVFFIESICDDPEIIEANIMEVKLSSPDYENCDKDKVVEDFLKRIECYKMTYIPLDDENDRNMSYIKIFNVGTRYLVNRVQDHIQSRIVYYLMNIHVTPRSIYLSRHGESELNLLGRIGGDSGLSSQGKRYARALSEFIRNQDIKDLKVWTSHFKRTIQTAEALGVTYEQWKALNEIDAGVCEEMTYEEIQENYPEEFAMRDQDKYRYRYPKGESYEDLVHRLEPVIMELERQENVLVICHQAVMRCLLAYFLDKSAEELPYLKCPLHTVLKLTPVAYGCKVESIYLNIQAVNTHRGKPANVDVTRKPEEALRTVPEHF, from the exons ATGCCACTAACACGacaaaggagaggagaggaatcATCACCAGCTTTGCCAAGGAGAAGGGCTACAAGGCAG gtgTTTTTTATTGAGTCAATTTGTGATGACCCAGAAATTATTGAGGCAAATATAATG GAGGTGAAACTGAGTAGCCCGGACTACGAGAACTGCGACAAAGACAAGGTGGTGGAGGATTTTCTGAAGCGCATTGAATGCTACAAGATGACTTACATTCCCCTTGATGATGAAAACGACAG GAATATGTCCTACATTAAGATCTTCAACGTGGGCACCAGATATCTGGTGAACAGGGTTCAGGACCATATCCAGAGCCGTATAGTGTACTACCTCATGAACATCCACGTCACACCACGCTCCATCTACCTCAGCAGGCATGGGGAGAGcgagctgaacctgctgggccgcATCGGAGGAGACTCTGGCCTTTCTTCACAAGGCAAAAGG TATGCTAGGGCTCTGTCCGAGTTCATCAGAAATCAGGACATAAAGGACCTAAAGGTGTGGACGAGTCACTTTAAAAGGACCATACAGACAGCTGAGGCTCTGGGAGTCACTTATGAGCAGTGGAAAGCCCTGAATGAGATCGATGCT GGCGTGTGTGAGGAGATGACTTATGAAGAGATCCAGGAGAACTATCCAGAGGAGTTTGCGATGAGAGACCAAGACAAGTATCGGTACAGATATCCCAAAGGAGAG TCTTACGAAGACCTGGTGCATCGTCTAGAGCCGGTCATCATGGAGCTGGAGAGACAGGAGAATGTGCTGGTTATCTGCCACCAGGCAGTCATGCGTTGTCTGCTGGCCTATTTTCTGGACAAAAGCGCAG AGGAACTTCCATACCTTAAATGTCCCCTCCATACTGTACTCAAACTAACACCAGTGGCCTACG GATGCAAAGTGGAATCTATTTACCTAAACATCCAAGCagtcaacacacacagaggaaaaccTGCG aACGTGGATGTGACAAGAAAGCCAGAAGAAGCACTTCGCACTGTTCCAGAACATTTCTAA
- the pfkfb1 gene encoding 6-phosphofructo-2-kinase/fructose-2,6-bisphosphatase 1 isoform X2 translates to MDSFLKALHMRTLCDSTASRPQFTNSPTMIVMVGLPARGKTYISRKLTRYLNWIGVPTQVFNLGQYRREAVKSYKNYEFFHPDNEEAMKIRRACVLKALKDIANYFTKEQGQVAVFDATNTTKERRGIITSFAKEKGYKVFFIESICDDPEIIEANIMEVKLSSPDYENCDKDKVVEDFLKRIECYKMTYIPLDDENDRNMSYIKIFNVGTRYLVNRVQDHIQSRIVYYLMNIHVTPRSIYLSRHGESELNLLGRIGGDSGLSSQGKRYARALSEFIRNQDIKDLKVWTSHFKRTIQTAEALGVTYEQWKALNEIDAGVCEEMTYEEIQENYPEEFAMRDQDKYRYRYPKGESYEDLVHRLEPVIMELERQENVLVICHQAVMRCLLAYFLDKSAEELPYLKCPLHTVLKLTPVAYGCKVESIYLNIQAVNTHRGKPANVDVTRKPEEALRTVPEHF, encoded by the exons CGTCACGACCCCAGTTTACAAACTCTCCAACCATGATTGTAATGGTGGGGCTGCCTGCTAGAGGAAAGACTTATATCTCCAGGAAGCTTACACGCTACCTCAACTGGATTGGAGTCCCAACTCAAG TCTTTAATTTGGGCCAGTATAGAAGAGAAGCAGTCAAGAGTTACAAAAACTATGAATTCTTCCATCCAGATAATGAAGAGGCCATGAAGATCCGCAG GGCTTGTGTTTTAAAGGCCCTCAAGGACATTGCCAACTACTTCACTAAGGAGCAGGGACAAGTAGCA GTATTTGATGCCACTAACACGacaaaggagaggagaggaatcATCACCAGCTTTGCCAAGGAGAAGGGCTACAAG gtgTTTTTTATTGAGTCAATTTGTGATGACCCAGAAATTATTGAGGCAAATATAATG GAGGTGAAACTGAGTAGCCCGGACTACGAGAACTGCGACAAAGACAAGGTGGTGGAGGATTTTCTGAAGCGCATTGAATGCTACAAGATGACTTACATTCCCCTTGATGATGAAAACGACAG GAATATGTCCTACATTAAGATCTTCAACGTGGGCACCAGATATCTGGTGAACAGGGTTCAGGACCATATCCAGAGCCGTATAGTGTACTACCTCATGAACATCCACGTCACACCACGCTCCATCTACCTCAGCAGGCATGGGGAGAGcgagctgaacctgctgggccgcATCGGAGGAGACTCTGGCCTTTCTTCACAAGGCAAAAGG TATGCTAGGGCTCTGTCCGAGTTCATCAGAAATCAGGACATAAAGGACCTAAAGGTGTGGACGAGTCACTTTAAAAGGACCATACAGACAGCTGAGGCTCTGGGAGTCACTTATGAGCAGTGGAAAGCCCTGAATGAGATCGATGCT GGCGTGTGTGAGGAGATGACTTATGAAGAGATCCAGGAGAACTATCCAGAGGAGTTTGCGATGAGAGACCAAGACAAGTATCGGTACAGATATCCCAAAGGAGAG TCTTACGAAGACCTGGTGCATCGTCTAGAGCCGGTCATCATGGAGCTGGAGAGACAGGAGAATGTGCTGGTTATCTGCCACCAGGCAGTCATGCGTTGTCTGCTGGCCTATTTTCTGGACAAAAGCGCAG AGGAACTTCCATACCTTAAATGTCCCCTCCATACTGTACTCAAACTAACACCAGTGGCCTACG GATGCAAAGTGGAATCTATTTACCTAAACATCCAAGCagtcaacacacacagaggaaaaccTGCG aACGTGGATGTGACAAGAAAGCCAGAAGAAGCACTTCGCACTGTTCCAGAACATTTCTAA
- the pfkfb1 gene encoding 6-phosphofructo-2-kinase/fructose-2,6-bisphosphatase 1 isoform X1: MLHDMSTEQTELMQTPLLKIWVPGAGGSLSQRRGSSRPQFTNSPTMIVMVGLPARGKTYISRKLTRYLNWIGVPTQVFNLGQYRREAVKSYKNYEFFHPDNEEAMKIRRACVLKALKDIANYFTKEQGQVAVFDATNTTKERRGIITSFAKEKGYKVFFIESICDDPEIIEANIMEVKLSSPDYENCDKDKVVEDFLKRIECYKMTYIPLDDENDRNMSYIKIFNVGTRYLVNRVQDHIQSRIVYYLMNIHVTPRSIYLSRHGESELNLLGRIGGDSGLSSQGKRYARALSEFIRNQDIKDLKVWTSHFKRTIQTAEALGVTYEQWKALNEIDAGVCEEMTYEEIQENYPEEFAMRDQDKYRYRYPKGESYEDLVHRLEPVIMELERQENVLVICHQAVMRCLLAYFLDKSAEELPYLKCPLHTVLKLTPVAYGCKVESIYLNIQAVNTHRGKPANVDVTRKPEEALRTVPEHF, encoded by the exons ATGTTACATGACATGTcgacagaacagacagaactCATGCAGACCCCATTGCTGAAAATCTGGGTGCCTGGGGCTGGAGGCTCACTGAGCCAAAGGAGAGGCT CGTCACGACCCCAGTTTACAAACTCTCCAACCATGATTGTAATGGTGGGGCTGCCTGCTAGAGGAAAGACTTATATCTCCAGGAAGCTTACACGCTACCTCAACTGGATTGGAGTCCCAACTCAAG TCTTTAATTTGGGCCAGTATAGAAGAGAAGCAGTCAAGAGTTACAAAAACTATGAATTCTTCCATCCAGATAATGAAGAGGCCATGAAGATCCGCAG GGCTTGTGTTTTAAAGGCCCTCAAGGACATTGCCAACTACTTCACTAAGGAGCAGGGACAAGTAGCA GTATTTGATGCCACTAACACGacaaaggagaggagaggaatcATCACCAGCTTTGCCAAGGAGAAGGGCTACAAG gtgTTTTTTATTGAGTCAATTTGTGATGACCCAGAAATTATTGAGGCAAATATAATG GAGGTGAAACTGAGTAGCCCGGACTACGAGAACTGCGACAAAGACAAGGTGGTGGAGGATTTTCTGAAGCGCATTGAATGCTACAAGATGACTTACATTCCCCTTGATGATGAAAACGACAG GAATATGTCCTACATTAAGATCTTCAACGTGGGCACCAGATATCTGGTGAACAGGGTTCAGGACCATATCCAGAGCCGTATAGTGTACTACCTCATGAACATCCACGTCACACCACGCTCCATCTACCTCAGCAGGCATGGGGAGAGcgagctgaacctgctgggccgcATCGGAGGAGACTCTGGCCTTTCTTCACAAGGCAAAAGG TATGCTAGGGCTCTGTCCGAGTTCATCAGAAATCAGGACATAAAGGACCTAAAGGTGTGGACGAGTCACTTTAAAAGGACCATACAGACAGCTGAGGCTCTGGGAGTCACTTATGAGCAGTGGAAAGCCCTGAATGAGATCGATGCT GGCGTGTGTGAGGAGATGACTTATGAAGAGATCCAGGAGAACTATCCAGAGGAGTTTGCGATGAGAGACCAAGACAAGTATCGGTACAGATATCCCAAAGGAGAG TCTTACGAAGACCTGGTGCATCGTCTAGAGCCGGTCATCATGGAGCTGGAGAGACAGGAGAATGTGCTGGTTATCTGCCACCAGGCAGTCATGCGTTGTCTGCTGGCCTATTTTCTGGACAAAAGCGCAG AGGAACTTCCATACCTTAAATGTCCCCTCCATACTGTACTCAAACTAACACCAGTGGCCTACG GATGCAAAGTGGAATCTATTTACCTAAACATCCAAGCagtcaacacacacagaggaaaaccTGCG aACGTGGATGTGACAAGAAAGCCAGAAGAAGCACTTCGCACTGTTCCAGAACATTTCTAA